A genomic region of Manihot esculenta cultivar AM560-2 chromosome 15, M.esculenta_v8, whole genome shotgun sequence contains the following coding sequences:
- the LOC110601854 gene encoding tubby-like F-box protein 7 isoform X2, with amino-acid sequence MSLRKSILCRRISNSVKSVNNHKHGGSGRVVVPTGIGGDVSGELLAESDPVDGWANMLPELLGEIIKRVEESEDRWPQRKNVVACACVCKKWREVTKEMVRSPRNIGKITFPSCLKQPGPRDLPHQCLIKRNKKTSTFYLSLALTPSLMDEGKFLLAARRFRHGAHTEYIISLDADDLSQGSNAYVGKLSSDFLGTNFTIYDSQPPHTGAKPSSSRASRRFASKQISPQVPAGNFEVGHVSYKFNLLKSRGPRRMVCSLKCPLSQENVNGKLIDDSMMKGPESSVSSCTVLRNKAPRWHEHLQCWCLNFHGRVTVASVKNFQLVATVDQSQPGGKGDEDTVLLQFGKVGDDTFTMDYRQPLSAFLAFAICLTSFGTKLA; translated from the exons ATGTCTCTGCGGAAATCGATTCTTTGCAGAAGGATCTCCAACTCTGTCAAGTCTGTTAACAATCATAAACACGGCGGCTCCGGAAGAGTGGTGGTGCCCACTGGTATTGGTGGCGATGTCTCCGGGGAGTTGTTGGCTGAGTCGGACCCTGTTGATGGCTGGGCGAACATGTTACCTGAATTGCTTGGGGAGATAATAAAACGAGTGGAGGAGAGCGAGGATCGGTGGCCTCAGCGGAAAAACGTTGTTGCTTGTGCTTGTGTTTGTAAGAAATGGAGAGAGGTTACTAAGGAGATGGTTAGGTCTCCACGCAATATAGGCAAAATCACTTTCCCTTCTTGCCTCAAACag CCCGGTCCGCGTGACTTACCTCATCAATGTCTTATAAAACGGAATAAGAAGACTTCAACATTTTATCTCTCTCTTGCTCTTACTCCAT CATTAATGGACGAGGGAAAGTTTCTTCTAGCAGCACGGAGGTTTAGACATGGTGCTCACACAGAGTATATCATCTCGCTTGATGCAGATGATCTATCCCAAGGAAGTAATGCATATGTTGGAAAATTAAG TTCGGACTTTCTTGGCACCAACTTTACAATCTATGACAGCCAGCCACCACACACTGGTGCAAAGCCCTCAAGTAGCAGAGCTAGCCGCCGATTTGCGAGCAAGCAAATAAGCCCCCAAGTTCCTGCAGGCAATTTTGAGGTTGGACACGTCTCTTACAAATTTAACCTCTTAAAATCAAGAGGTCCGAGAAGGATGGTGTGCTCATTGAAGTGTCCACTATCACAAGAAAATGTTAATGGAAAACTTATTGATGACTCCATGATGAAGGGACCAGAGTCTTCAGTTTCTAGCTGTACAGTTCTGCGCAACAAGGCGCCAAGGTGGCATGAACATCTGCAATGCTGGTGCTTGAATTTCCACGGCCGGGTAACTGTAGCGTCAGTTAAGAACTTCCAATTGGTTGCAACTGTGGACCAAAGTCAGCCAGGAGGAAAAGGCGATGAGGATACTGTCCTCCtgcagtttgggaaggtaggaGATGATACTTTCACCATGGATTATAGGCAGCCATTGTCAGCATTTCTGGCATTTGCAATATGCCTTACGAGCTTTGGCACGAAACTGGCAT GA
- the LOC110601854 gene encoding tubby-like F-box protein 7 isoform X1 has protein sequence MSLRKSILCRRISNSVKSVNNHKHGGSGRVVVPTGIGGDVSGELLAESDPVDGWANMLPELLGEIIKRVEESEDRWPQRKNVVACACVCKKWREVTKEMVRSPRNIGKITFPSCLKQPGPRDLPHQCLIKRNKKTSTFYLSLALTPSLMDEGKFLLAARRFRHGAHTEYIISLDADDLSQGSNAYVGKLSSDFLGTNFTIYDSQPPHTGAKPSSSRASRRFASKQISPQVPAGNFEVGHVSYKFNLLKSRGPRRMVCSLKCPLSQENVNGKLIDDSMMKGPESSVSSCTVLRNKAPRWHEHLQCWCLNFHGRVTVASVKNFQLVATVDQSQPGGKGDEDTVLLQFGKVGDDTFTMDYRQPLSAFLAFAICLTSFGTKLACE, from the exons ATGTCTCTGCGGAAATCGATTCTTTGCAGAAGGATCTCCAACTCTGTCAAGTCTGTTAACAATCATAAACACGGCGGCTCCGGAAGAGTGGTGGTGCCCACTGGTATTGGTGGCGATGTCTCCGGGGAGTTGTTGGCTGAGTCGGACCCTGTTGATGGCTGGGCGAACATGTTACCTGAATTGCTTGGGGAGATAATAAAACGAGTGGAGGAGAGCGAGGATCGGTGGCCTCAGCGGAAAAACGTTGTTGCTTGTGCTTGTGTTTGTAAGAAATGGAGAGAGGTTACTAAGGAGATGGTTAGGTCTCCACGCAATATAGGCAAAATCACTTTCCCTTCTTGCCTCAAACag CCCGGTCCGCGTGACTTACCTCATCAATGTCTTATAAAACGGAATAAGAAGACTTCAACATTTTATCTCTCTCTTGCTCTTACTCCAT CATTAATGGACGAGGGAAAGTTTCTTCTAGCAGCACGGAGGTTTAGACATGGTGCTCACACAGAGTATATCATCTCGCTTGATGCAGATGATCTATCCCAAGGAAGTAATGCATATGTTGGAAAATTAAG TTCGGACTTTCTTGGCACCAACTTTACAATCTATGACAGCCAGCCACCACACACTGGTGCAAAGCCCTCAAGTAGCAGAGCTAGCCGCCGATTTGCGAGCAAGCAAATAAGCCCCCAAGTTCCTGCAGGCAATTTTGAGGTTGGACACGTCTCTTACAAATTTAACCTCTTAAAATCAAGAGGTCCGAGAAGGATGGTGTGCTCATTGAAGTGTCCACTATCACAAGAAAATGTTAATGGAAAACTTATTGATGACTCCATGATGAAGGGACCAGAGTCTTCAGTTTCTAGCTGTACAGTTCTGCGCAACAAGGCGCCAAGGTGGCATGAACATCTGCAATGCTGGTGCTTGAATTTCCACGGCCGGGTAACTGTAGCGTCAGTTAAGAACTTCCAATTGGTTGCAACTGTGGACCAAAGTCAGCCAGGAGGAAAAGGCGATGAGGATACTGTCCTCCtgcagtttgggaaggtaggaGATGATACTTTCACCATGGATTATAGGCAGCCATTGTCAGCATTTCTGGCATTTGCAATATGCCTTACGAGCTTTGGCACGAAACTGGCATGTGAGTAG